A single Cellulomonas sp. SLBN-39 DNA region contains:
- a CDS encoding geranylgeranyl reductase family protein gives MTAAAHDDADVIVVGAGPAGAGAAYWCASAGLDVLLLEKSAFPRDKICGDGLTPRAVSELVRMGVPIREQDGWIRNVGLRVIGGGHRIELPWPELSSYPSYGLARARTTFDQTLAEHARAAGAKLSERTSVTGPVVDERTGRVVGVRARPVDDAGRRAGDEVEYRAPVVIDAGGVSARLATAVGRVKRDDRPMGVAVRTYFRTPRHDDPWMESHLELWDGEPGRSHLMPGYGWIFSLGDGTANVGLGSVSSTAAATKVDYKDLFARWMAHAPAEWEFTPEHQVGPVRGAALPMGFNRGPMYADGLLLAGDSAGMVSPFNGEGIAYGLQAGRVAADAISQALTRGSAAGRERALATYQQRMREDLGGYYTLGRLFVRIIEHPQVMRLCTRYGLPRPLLMKFVLKLLSDCYEPRGGDTVDRVIAGLARMAPAA, from the coding sequence ATGACGGCCGCAGCACACGATGACGCCGACGTCATCGTCGTCGGCGCAGGCCCTGCCGGGGCCGGCGCGGCCTACTGGTGCGCGTCCGCGGGGCTCGACGTGCTGCTCCTCGAGAAGTCCGCGTTCCCCCGGGACAAGATCTGCGGCGACGGCCTGACGCCCCGCGCGGTGTCCGAGCTGGTCCGCATGGGCGTGCCGATCCGGGAGCAGGACGGCTGGATCCGCAACGTCGGCCTGCGCGTCATCGGCGGCGGCCACCGCATCGAGCTGCCGTGGCCGGAGCTGTCGAGCTACCCGTCCTACGGCCTGGCGCGCGCCCGCACCACGTTCGACCAGACCCTCGCCGAGCACGCCCGTGCCGCCGGCGCCAAGCTCTCCGAGCGCACCTCGGTCACCGGTCCCGTCGTGGACGAGCGCACGGGCCGCGTCGTCGGCGTCCGGGCCCGGCCCGTCGACGACGCCGGCCGCCGCGCGGGCGACGAGGTGGAGTACCGCGCCCCCGTGGTCATCGACGCGGGCGGGGTGTCCGCACGCCTGGCCACCGCCGTGGGCCGGGTCAAGCGCGACGACCGCCCGATGGGCGTGGCCGTGCGCACGTACTTCCGCACGCCGCGGCACGACGACCCGTGGATGGAGTCGCACCTCGAGCTGTGGGACGGCGAGCCCGGCCGGTCGCACCTCATGCCCGGCTACGGCTGGATCTTCTCCCTCGGCGACGGCACCGCCAACGTCGGCCTCGGCTCGGTCAGCTCGACGGCCGCCGCCACCAAGGTGGACTACAAGGACCTGTTCGCCCGCTGGATGGCGCACGCGCCGGCGGAGTGGGAGTTCACGCCCGAGCACCAGGTCGGCCCCGTGCGTGGCGCGGCCCTGCCGATGGGCTTCAACCGCGGCCCCATGTACGCCGACGGCCTGCTGCTGGCGGGCGACTCCGCCGGCATGGTCAGCCCGTTCAACGGCGAGGGCATCGCCTACGGCCTGCAGGCGGGACGCGTCGCCGCCGACGCGATCTCCCAGGCCCTCACGCGCGGCTCCGCGGCGGGTCGCGAGCGGGCGCTGGCGACGTACCAGCAGCGCATGCGCGAGGACCTCGGCGGCTACTACACGCTCGGCCGGCTGTTCGTCCGGATCATCGAGCACCCCCAGGTCATGCGCCTGTGCACCCGGTACGGGTTGCCCCGGCCGCTGCTGATGAAGTTCGTCCTGAAGCTGTTGTCGGACTGCTACGAGCCCCGGGGCGGGGACACGGTCGACCGTGTGATCGCCGGGCTCGCGAGGATGGCACCCGCAGCATGA
- a CDS encoding NADH-quinone oxidoreductase subunit A, protein MSNPYVPLLVLMGIAAVLALGGVGASAILGPKRYNRAKLDAYECGIEPTPHAVGGGRFPIKYYLVAMTFIVFDIEVVFLYPWAVSFAELATFGLVAMLAFIALITVPFVYEWKRGGFEWD, encoded by the coding sequence ATGAGCAACCCGTACGTGCCGCTCCTGGTGCTCATGGGCATCGCCGCGGTGCTGGCGCTGGGCGGTGTGGGGGCGAGCGCGATCCTCGGGCCGAAGCGCTACAACCGCGCCAAGCTCGACGCGTACGAGTGCGGCATCGAGCCGACGCCGCACGCGGTCGGCGGCGGCCGCTTCCCGATCAAGTACTACCTCGTGGCGATGACGTTCATCGTCTTCGACATCGAGGTGGTGTTCCTCTACCCGTGGGCCGTGAGCTTCGCCGAGCTGGCGACGTTCGGCCTCGTCGCGATGCTCGCGTTCATCGCGCTGATCACGGTCCCGTTCGTCTACGAGTGGAAGCGCGGCGGGTTCGAGTGGGACTGA
- a CDS encoding NADH-quinone oxidoreductase subunit B family protein: MGIEEAPSGFLLTTVEDLVGYFRKGSLWPVTFGLACCAIEMMAAGAPRYDISRFGMEVFRASPRQADLMIVAGRVSQKMAPIVRQVYDQMSAPKWVLSMGVCASSGGMFNNYAIVQGVDHVVPVDIYLPGCPPRPEMLIHAILALHEQIQNEPLGVNRKEAAAAAEAAAMAATPTSHMTGLLR, encoded by the coding sequence ATGGGCATCGAGGAGGCCCCTTCGGGGTTCCTGCTGACCACGGTCGAGGACCTGGTCGGCTACTTCCGCAAGGGCTCGCTGTGGCCGGTGACGTTCGGCCTGGCGTGCTGCGCGATCGAGATGATGGCCGCGGGCGCGCCCCGGTACGACATCTCACGCTTCGGCATGGAGGTCTTCCGCGCGTCGCCGCGCCAGGCGGACCTCATGATCGTCGCCGGCCGGGTCAGCCAGAAGATGGCGCCGATCGTGCGGCAGGTCTACGACCAGATGTCGGCGCCGAAGTGGGTGCTGTCGATGGGCGTGTGCGCCTCCAGCGGCGGCATGTTCAACAACTACGCGATCGTGCAGGGCGTCGACCACGTCGTGCCCGTCGACATCTACCTGCCGGGCTGCCCGCCGCGGCCCGAGATGCTGATCCACGCGATCCTCGCGCTGCACGAGCAGATCCAGAACGAGCCGCTCGGGGTCAACCGCAAGGAGGCGGCCGCGGCCGCCGAGGCCGCGGCGATGGCCGCCACGCCGACGTCGCACATGACGGGGCTGCTGCGGTGA
- a CDS encoding NADH-quinone oxidoreductase subunit C: MSDAKDLKADAADAVKPGEGTTGAQSTSAAALEAGAQHVPAGPEAARTPLDLVDVRTGMFGVHGSGDTSGYGGLVAAVALPGPSERPYGGWFDEVVDVLAEVLDESGPGFAAAVESVVVDREELTLHVAREHVVAVAQALRDDPDLRFELSLGVSGVHYPHEAGRELHAVYHVVSVTHGRRLRFEVAVPEADPHVPSTTGVYPANDWHERETYDFFGVVFDGHPGLARIEMPDDWPGHPQRKDYPLGGIPVEYKGATVPPPDQRRSYS; encoded by the coding sequence GTGAGCGACGCGAAGGACCTCAAGGCCGACGCCGCCGACGCCGTGAAGCCCGGCGAGGGCACGACCGGAGCGCAGAGCACCTCGGCGGCCGCGCTCGAGGCGGGTGCCCAGCACGTGCCCGCGGGGCCGGAGGCGGCCCGCACGCCGCTCGACCTCGTCGACGTGCGGACCGGCATGTTCGGCGTGCACGGGTCGGGCGACACGTCCGGGTACGGCGGGCTCGTGGCGGCCGTGGCGCTGCCCGGCCCGAGCGAGCGCCCCTACGGCGGCTGGTTCGACGAGGTCGTCGACGTGCTCGCCGAGGTGCTGGACGAGTCCGGCCCGGGCTTCGCCGCCGCCGTCGAGAGCGTCGTCGTCGACCGCGAGGAGCTCACGCTGCACGTGGCGCGCGAGCACGTCGTGGCCGTGGCGCAGGCGCTGCGCGACGACCCGGACCTGCGGTTCGAGCTGAGCCTGGGCGTCAGCGGCGTGCACTACCCGCACGAGGCGGGGCGCGAGCTGCACGCCGTCTACCACGTGGTGTCGGTGACCCACGGGCGCCGGCTCCGGTTCGAGGTCGCGGTGCCCGAGGCCGACCCGCACGTGCCGTCGACCACCGGCGTCTACCCGGCCAACGACTGGCACGAGCGCGAGACCTACGACTTCTTCGGCGTGGTCTTCGACGGGCACCCGGGTCTGGCCCGCATCGAGATGCCCGACGACTGGCCCGGCCACCCGCAGCGCAAGGACTACCCCCTGGGTGGCATCCCCGTCGAGTACAAGGGCGCCACCGTGCCACCCCCCGACCAGCGGAGGTCCTACAGCTGA
- a CDS encoding NADH-quinone oxidoreductase subunit D has product MTAGPAPTPRATPHASPRSTGHVVDDDTTGVPTFEASGGDWSDIAAEAAALGEERIVVNMGPQHPSTHGVLRLMLEIEGETVTEARAGIGYLHTGIEKNMEHRTWTQGVTFCTRMDYVAPLFQEAAYCLAVEKLLGITDDVPERATVIRVLMMELNRITSHLVCLATGGNELGATTVMTVGFTAREEILKVFELISGLRMNHAYIRPGGVAQDVPPGAVDSVREALVQVRHYLRQLEDIMLANPILQARLKDVGTLSLAGCMALGVTGPVLRSTGLPYDVRKAAPYCGYETYDFDVPVDDGADCWSRLVLRLEECYQSMRIVDQCLDRLAAMPAGPVMVADKKVAWPAQLAIGTDGMGNSLDHIREIMGTSMEALIHHFKLVTEGFRVPAGQVFQTVEHPRGELGVHLVSDGGTRPYRAHFRDPSFNNLQAVSMMCEGGQVADVVVAVASLDPVLGGVDR; this is encoded by the coding sequence ATGACCGCCGGACCCGCCCCCACCCCCCGCGCGACCCCCCACGCGTCCCCCCGCTCCACCGGCCACGTCGTCGACGACGACACCACCGGCGTCCCCACGTTCGAGGCGTCCGGCGGCGACTGGTCCGACATCGCGGCCGAGGCCGCGGCGCTCGGCGAGGAGCGCATCGTCGTCAACATGGGCCCCCAGCACCCGTCGACGCACGGCGTGCTGCGCCTCATGCTCGAGATCGAGGGGGAGACCGTCACCGAGGCCCGTGCCGGCATCGGCTACCTGCACACGGGCATCGAGAAGAACATGGAGCACCGCACCTGGACGCAGGGGGTGACGTTCTGCACGCGCATGGACTACGTCGCCCCGCTGTTCCAGGAGGCCGCGTACTGCCTGGCCGTGGAGAAGCTCCTCGGCATCACCGACGACGTGCCCGAGCGCGCCACGGTCATCCGCGTGCTGATGATGGAGCTCAACCGGATCACGTCCCACCTGGTCTGCCTGGCCACGGGCGGCAACGAGCTCGGCGCGACCACCGTCATGACCGTGGGCTTCACGGCCCGCGAGGAGATCCTCAAGGTCTTCGAGCTCATCTCGGGCCTGCGGATGAACCACGCGTACATCCGCCCCGGCGGGGTCGCGCAGGACGTGCCGCCCGGCGCCGTGGACTCCGTGCGCGAGGCGCTCGTGCAGGTCCGGCACTACCTGCGCCAGCTCGAGGACATCATGCTGGCCAACCCGATCCTGCAGGCGCGCCTGAAGGACGTCGGCACCCTCAGCCTGGCCGGGTGCATGGCCCTCGGCGTCACGGGTCCGGTGCTCCGCTCGACCGGGCTGCCGTACGACGTGCGCAAGGCCGCGCCGTACTGCGGCTACGAGACGTACGACTTCGACGTGCCCGTCGACGACGGCGCCGACTGCTGGTCGCGGCTCGTGCTGCGCCTGGAGGAGTGCTACCAGTCGATGCGGATCGTCGACCAGTGCCTCGACCGGCTCGCGGCCATGCCGGCCGGTCCGGTCATGGTCGCCGACAAGAAGGTCGCGTGGCCCGCGCAGCTGGCCATCGGCACGGACGGCATGGGCAACTCCCTCGACCACATCCGCGAGATCATGGGCACCTCCATGGAGGCCCTGATCCACCACTTCAAGCTGGTGACCGAGGGCTTCCGGGTCCCGGCCGGGCAGGTGTTCCAGACGGTCGAGCACCCCCGCGGCGAGCTCGGCGTGCACCTGGTGTCCGACGGCGGCACCCGGCCGTACCGCGCGCACTTCCGCGACCCGTCGTTCAACAACCTGCAGGCCGTCTCCATGATGTGCGAGGGCGGGCAGGTGGCCGACGTGGTCGTCGCCGTCGCGTCCCTCGACCCGGTGCTGGGAGGGGTGGACCGCTGA
- the nuoE gene encoding NADH-quinone oxidoreductase subunit NuoE: protein MSVEHEPVQDALLRTRVDGERHATGYDDETRARLAADAAAIVARYPQARSALLPMLHLVQSQDGYVSPRGIAFCAAELGLSTAEVSAVATFYTQFKRHPNGTYTVGVCTNTLCAIMGGDAIWEELTEHLGVGHDETTPDGAITLERVECNAACDYAPVVMVNWEFFDQQTPASASDLVDRLREGVPVAPTRGAASVCTFKQMSRVLAGFSDGRADEGVGAGEPTVRGTVLARERGWSAPAYPDAGEPPAPLDEDAKPAATGAGPTPAGQQPGADPKVGAEQSSAQHAPSTPADTSDEAAGRAQRSDDAKES, encoded by the coding sequence ATGTCGGTCGAGCACGAGCCGGTGCAGGACGCGCTGCTGCGCACCCGCGTCGACGGCGAGCGGCACGCCACGGGGTACGACGACGAGACCCGGGCGCGCCTCGCCGCCGACGCCGCCGCGATCGTCGCCCGCTACCCGCAGGCCCGGTCGGCGCTGCTGCCGATGCTGCACCTGGTGCAGTCCCAGGACGGCTACGTCTCGCCGCGCGGCATCGCGTTCTGCGCGGCGGAGCTGGGGCTGAGCACGGCCGAGGTGTCGGCCGTCGCGACGTTCTACACCCAGTTCAAGCGCCACCCCAACGGCACGTACACCGTCGGTGTCTGCACCAACACGCTGTGCGCGATCATGGGCGGCGACGCGATCTGGGAGGAGCTCACCGAGCACCTCGGCGTCGGCCACGACGAGACGACGCCCGACGGGGCGATCACGCTCGAGCGGGTCGAGTGCAACGCCGCCTGCGACTACGCGCCCGTCGTGATGGTCAACTGGGAGTTCTTCGACCAGCAGACGCCCGCGTCGGCGAGCGACCTCGTCGACCGGCTGCGCGAGGGCGTCCCCGTGGCCCCCACGCGCGGGGCCGCGTCGGTGTGCACGTTCAAGCAGATGAGCCGGGTGCTGGCCGGGTTCTCCGACGGCCGCGCCGACGAGGGCGTGGGCGCCGGGGAGCCGACCGTGCGCGGCACGGTCCTGGCTCGCGAGCGGGGCTGGTCCGCCCCGGCGTACCCCGACGCGGGCGAGCCGCCCGCACCGCTGGACGAGGACGCGAAGCCCGCCGCCACCGGTGCCGGCCCCACGCCGGCCGGGCAGCAGCCGGGTGCCGACCCGAAGGTCGGCGCGGAGCAGTCCAGCGCCCAGCACGCCCCGAGCACCCCCGCGGACACCTCGGACGAGGCGGCCGGGCGGGCGCAGCGGTCCGACGACGCGAAGGAGTCGTGA
- the nuoF gene encoding NADH-quinone oxidoreductase subunit NuoF, with translation MTTLAPVLSAHWDAPRSWTLATYEEHGGYRGLRRALAMEPADVVTTVKDSGLRGRGGAGFPTGMKWGFLPAPDGGPRYLVVNADESEPGTCKDIPLMMASPQALIEGVAITSYAIGCHHAFIYVRGEVLHVYRRLLRAVEEAYAAGYLGTDVLGSGFDLEVTVHAGAGAYICGEETALLDSLEGRRGQPRLKPPFPAVAGLYARPTVVNNVESVASVPGILVGGSDWFRQMGTERSTGHGLFSLSGHVQRPGQYEAPLGITLRELLEMAGGVREGHELKFWTPGGSSTPIFTAEHLDVPLDYESVGAAGSMLGTRALQIFDETTSVVRAVTRWIAFYKHESCGKCTPCREGTYWLLQVLQRIEAGQGTPQDVDLLLDLCDNILGRAFCALGDGATSPVTSAVKYFREEFEAGTHTPADVLFPPERTALFAYTPRPTQLAGVHA, from the coding sequence ATGACGACCCTGGCACCCGTGCTGAGCGCCCACTGGGACGCGCCGCGCTCCTGGACGCTGGCCACGTACGAGGAGCACGGCGGCTACCGCGGTCTGCGCCGCGCGCTGGCGATGGAGCCCGCGGACGTGGTGACGACCGTGAAGGACTCGGGCCTGCGCGGCCGCGGCGGCGCCGGCTTCCCCACGGGCATGAAGTGGGGCTTCCTGCCCGCGCCCGACGGCGGCCCCCGCTACCTCGTGGTCAACGCGGACGAGTCCGAGCCGGGCACCTGCAAGGACATCCCGCTGATGATGGCCAGCCCGCAGGCGCTGATCGAGGGCGTCGCGATCACGTCGTACGCGATCGGCTGCCACCACGCGTTCATCTACGTGCGCGGCGAGGTCCTGCACGTGTACCGCCGCCTGCTGCGCGCCGTCGAGGAGGCGTACGCCGCCGGCTACCTCGGCACCGACGTGCTGGGCTCGGGCTTCGACCTCGAGGTCACCGTCCATGCCGGTGCGGGGGCGTACATCTGCGGCGAGGAGACCGCGCTGCTCGACTCCCTCGAGGGGCGCCGCGGGCAGCCGCGCCTCAAGCCCCCGTTCCCCGCGGTCGCCGGGCTGTACGCGCGCCCGACGGTGGTCAACAACGTCGAGTCGGTGGCGTCGGTGCCGGGCATCCTCGTCGGCGGGTCGGACTGGTTCCGCCAGATGGGCACCGAGAGGTCGACCGGGCACGGGCTGTTCTCCCTGTCAGGGCACGTGCAGCGGCCCGGGCAGTACGAGGCGCCGCTCGGCATCACGCTGCGCGAGCTGCTGGAGATGGCCGGCGGGGTCCGCGAGGGCCACGAGCTGAAGTTCTGGACGCCGGGCGGCTCGTCGACGCCGATCTTCACCGCCGAGCACCTCGACGTGCCGCTGGACTACGAGTCCGTCGGCGCGGCGGGCTCGATGCTGGGCACGCGCGCGCTGCAGATCTTCGACGAGACCACGTCCGTGGTCCGGGCCGTGACCCGGTGGATCGCGTTCTACAAGCACGAGTCGTGCGGCAAGTGCACGCCGTGCCGCGAGGGCACGTACTGGTTGCTCCAGGTGCTCCAGCGCATCGAGGCGGGCCAGGGCACGCCGCAGGACGTGGACCTGCTCCTCGACCTGTGCGACAACATCCTCGGGCGCGCGTTCTGCGCGCTCGGCGACGGGGCCACCAGCCCGGTGACCAGCGCCGTGAAGTACTTCCGGGAGGAGTTCGAGGCGGGCACGCACACGCCCGCGGACGTGCTCTTCCCGCCGGAGCGGACCGCCCTGTTCGCCTACACGCCGCGTCCGACGCAGCTCGCAGGGGTGCACGCATGA
- a CDS encoding NADH-quinone oxidoreductase subunit G, translating into MTVTQGPRTAAVTTPLVPAAPPVVVPEPEQTVTFTIDGAETTVPKGTLVIRAAEQLGIQIPRFCDHPLLAPAGACRQCLVEVWAPGRDGKVAKMPKPQASCTLEATPGMDVRTQHTSPEADKAQHGVMELLLINHPLDCPVCDKGGECPLQNQAMSNGRATTRFVDVKRTFPKPISVSTQVLLDRERCVLCQRCTRFSEEIAGDVWIDLQKRGAQQQIGTFDTEVLGFAGDTPVGAATLDTSGRPFASYFSGNTVQICPVGALTSAAYRFRSRPFDLVSTPGVAEHDANGSAIRVDHRRGVVLRRLAGEDPVVNQEWTTDKDRFAFRWQSAPDRITTPLVRRREADGTRGALEPCSWTEALDTAAAGLRAAVAGAGVGVLPGGRLTLEDAYAYAKLARVALGTNDVDHRSRPHSAEEEQLLGHLVAGRTLDVTFADLVAAPAVLCVAFEPEEEGGVLFLRLRGSVVAGRTHVWSVAPLASRGLQRLDGTLLAAAPGTEPEVLDALEADADEDLLARAAQALAAPGAVVLVGERAATVPGALSAVLRLAGRTGARVAWVPRRVGERAGVEAGTLPTLLPGGRPVADPAARIDMAAVWGVDDLPARPGRSADEILAAAAAGDLGALVVGGVDPADVQDPRLARAALDAVPFLVSLEVRASEVTDRADVVLPVAPPVEKPGTYVTWEGRPRPFPQALTTTFLPDHRVLDRLADALGVELGLPTLAAVHAELDQLGGWDGARVPAPDVDPREPDPVPPGHAVLATWHQLLDAGRLQDGEPYLAGTATRPVARVSAATAAACGVADGGDLRVSTDRGAVVLPVLVTPMADHVVWLPTNARGCAVRDTLGAGTGTVVRVGADEEERA; encoded by the coding sequence ATGACCGTCACGCAGGGGCCGCGCACGGCGGCCGTCACCACGCCCCTCGTGCCCGCCGCACCGCCGGTGGTGGTGCCCGAGCCCGAGCAGACCGTCACGTTCACGATCGACGGCGCCGAGACGACGGTGCCGAAGGGCACGCTCGTCATCCGGGCCGCCGAGCAGCTCGGCATCCAGATCCCGCGGTTCTGCGACCACCCGCTGCTCGCGCCCGCCGGTGCGTGCCGGCAGTGCCTCGTCGAGGTCTGGGCGCCGGGTCGTGACGGCAAGGTCGCCAAGATGCCCAAGCCGCAGGCCTCGTGCACCCTCGAGGCGACGCCGGGCATGGACGTGCGGACGCAGCACACGTCCCCCGAGGCCGACAAGGCCCAGCACGGGGTCATGGAGCTGCTGCTCATCAACCACCCGCTCGACTGCCCCGTCTGCGACAAGGGCGGCGAGTGCCCCCTGCAGAACCAGGCCATGAGCAACGGCCGGGCCACCACCCGGTTCGTCGACGTCAAGCGCACCTTCCCCAAGCCGATCTCCGTCTCGACGCAGGTGCTGCTCGACCGGGAGCGGTGCGTGCTGTGCCAGCGCTGCACCCGGTTCTCCGAGGAGATCGCCGGGGACGTGTGGATCGACCTGCAGAAGCGCGGGGCGCAGCAGCAGATCGGCACGTTCGACACCGAGGTGCTCGGGTTCGCGGGGGACACCCCGGTCGGGGCCGCGACCCTCGACACCAGCGGACGGCCGTTCGCGTCGTACTTCTCGGGCAACACCGTGCAGATCTGCCCGGTCGGCGCCCTGACGAGCGCGGCCTACCGGTTCCGGTCGCGGCCGTTCGACCTGGTCTCCACGCCGGGGGTCGCCGAGCACGACGCCAACGGCTCGGCGATCCGCGTCGACCACCGCCGCGGCGTGGTGCTGCGGCGCCTCGCGGGCGAGGACCCGGTCGTCAACCAGGAGTGGACCACCGACAAGGACCGGTTCGCGTTCCGCTGGCAGTCGGCGCCCGACCGGATCACGACGCCGCTCGTGCGCCGCCGGGAGGCCGACGGCACCCGCGGCGCGCTCGAGCCGTGCTCGTGGACCGAGGCCCTCGACACCGCGGCCGCCGGGCTGCGCGCGGCGGTCGCCGGGGCGGGCGTCGGCGTGCTCCCCGGGGGGCGGCTGACCCTCGAGGACGCCTACGCGTACGCCAAGCTCGCCCGTGTCGCGCTGGGCACCAACGACGTCGACCACCGGTCGCGGCCGCACTCGGCGGAGGAGGAGCAGCTGCTCGGCCACCTCGTGGCCGGCCGCACCCTCGACGTGACCTTCGCCGACCTCGTCGCGGCGCCCGCGGTGCTGTGCGTCGCGTTCGAGCCGGAGGAGGAGGGCGGCGTCCTGTTCCTGCGGCTGCGCGGCTCCGTCGTCGCCGGCCGCACGCACGTGTGGTCCGTCGCGCCGCTGGCCAGCCGTGGCCTGCAGCGCCTGGACGGCACCCTGCTGGCCGCTGCGCCGGGCACCGAGCCGGAGGTCCTCGACGCGCTCGAGGCCGACGCCGACGAGGACCTGCTCGCGCGGGCCGCGCAGGCGCTGGCCGCCCCGGGGGCCGTGGTCCTCGTCGGCGAGCGTGCCGCGACCGTGCCGGGCGCGCTGTCCGCGGTGCTGCGGCTCGCCGGGCGCACCGGGGCACGGGTGGCCTGGGTGCCGCGTCGCGTCGGTGAGCGCGCCGGCGTCGAGGCCGGGACGCTGCCGACCCTGCTGCCCGGCGGCCGACCGGTCGCGGACCCCGCGGCCCGCATCGACATGGCGGCCGTGTGGGGCGTGGACGACCTGCCCGCCCGGCCGGGGCGCAGCGCCGACGAGATCCTCGCGGCGGCCGCCGCGGGCGACCTCGGCGCGCTCGTCGTCGGCGGGGTCGACCCGGCCGACGTGCAGGACCCGCGGCTCGCCCGCGCGGCCCTCGACGCCGTCCCGTTCCTCGTCTCGCTCGAGGTGCGCGCGTCCGAGGTCACCGACCGTGCCGACGTCGTGCTGCCCGTCGCGCCGCCGGTCGAGAAGCCCGGCACGTACGTCACCTGGGAGGGCCGCCCGCGGCCGTTCCCGCAGGCCCTGACCACGACGTTCCTGCCCGACCACCGGGTCCTCGACCGGCTCGCCGACGCCCTGGGCGTCGAGCTGGGCCTGCCGACGCTCGCGGCCGTGCACGCCGAGCTCGACCAGCTCGGCGGCTGGGACGGCGCCCGGGTGCCGGCCCCCGACGTGGACCCGCGCGAGCCGGACCCCGTGCCCCCGGGGCACGCCGTCCTCGCGACGTGGCACCAGCTGCTCGACGCCGGACGCCTGCAGGACGGCGAGCCGTACCTGGCGGGCACCGCGACCCGCCCGGTCGCCCGCGTCTCCGCCGCGACGGCCGCCGCGTGCGGCGTCGCCGACGGCGGCGACCTGCGCGTCAGCACCGACCGCGGCGCGGTCGTGCTGCCCGTCCTGGTGACACCGATGGCCGACCACGTGGTGTGGCTGCCGACCAACGCCCGCGGCTGCGCCGTGCGCGACACGCTCGGCGCGGGCACCGGCACGGTCGTGCGCGTCGGGGCCGACGAGGAGGAGCGCGCATGA
- the nuoH gene encoding NADH-quinone oxidoreductase subunit NuoH, whose protein sequence is MSVWAAVGDGAVAPVTADFSQDVFWVWLLKAVAIIVFLLTSVLIAIWFERKVVARMQVRPGPNVHGPFGLLQSLADAMKLLVKEDLTVKAADKLVYIVAPMIAVFCSLLVYAVIPFGPEVSIFGVVTPLQLTDFPVAVLYILACASVGVYGIVLGGWSSGSTYPLLGAVRSTAQVISYELAMGLSLVSVFIMAGSMSTSQIVDSQTAVWWFLPLLPAFVIYLVAMVGETNRLPFDLPEAEGELVSGYMTEYSSMKFAWFFLAEYINMLNVSAVATTLFLGGWRAPWPLSTIGDGVLNTGWWPVLWFLAKVWLLMFVFVWIRGSLLRFRYDQFMKLGWKVLIPAALVWVVAVALVQATRQFWDVDLRTLLFVLAGVVVAGLVASFLVPEKKPPAATGPTQPQEIDPFADGYPVPPLPGQVLPPSPRARRRQAEAADGPETPLEVRGG, encoded by the coding sequence ATGAGCGTCTGGGCAGCGGTCGGCGACGGTGCCGTCGCCCCCGTGACGGCGGACTTCAGCCAGGACGTGTTCTGGGTGTGGCTGCTCAAGGCCGTCGCGATCATCGTGTTCCTGCTGACCAGCGTGCTCATCGCGATCTGGTTCGAGCGCAAGGTCGTGGCCCGCATGCAGGTGCGCCCGGGCCCGAACGTGCACGGCCCCTTCGGGCTGCTGCAGTCGCTGGCCGACGCGATGAAGCTCCTGGTCAAGGAGGACCTCACCGTCAAGGCGGCCGACAAGCTCGTCTACATCGTCGCGCCGATGATCGCGGTGTTCTGCTCGCTGCTGGTGTACGCGGTCATCCCGTTCGGGCCCGAGGTGAGCATCTTCGGCGTCGTGACGCCGCTGCAGCTGACCGACTTCCCCGTCGCGGTGCTCTACATCCTCGCGTGCGCGTCGGTCGGCGTGTACGGGATCGTCCTCGGCGGCTGGTCGTCGGGGTCGACGTACCCGCTGCTCGGCGCGGTCCGGTCGACCGCGCAGGTCATCAGCTACGAGCTCGCGATGGGTCTGTCGCTGGTCAGCGTGTTCATCATGGCCGGGTCGATGTCGACGTCGCAGATCGTCGACTCCCAGACCGCGGTGTGGTGGTTCCTGCCGCTGCTGCCGGCGTTCGTCATCTACCTCGTCGCGATGGTCGGGGAGACGAACCGGCTGCCGTTCGACCTGCCCGAGGCCGAGGGCGAGCTCGTGTCGGGGTACATGACCGAGTACTCGTCGATGAAGTTCGCGTGGTTCTTCCTCGCGGAGTACATCAACATGCTCAACGTCTCGGCGGTCGCCACGACCCTGTTCCTCGGCGGCTGGCGCGCCCCCTGGCCGCTGTCGACGATCGGCGACGGCGTCCTCAACACCGGCTGGTGGCCCGTGCTGTGGTTCCTCGCCAAGGTGTGGCTGCTGATGTTCGTGTTCGTGTGGATCCGCGGCTCGCTCCTGCGGTTCCGGTACGACCAGTTCATGAAGCTCGGCTGGAAGGTCCTCATCCCGGCCGCGCTCGTGTGGGTCGTGGCCGTCGCGCTCGTCCAGGCGACCCGGCAGTTCTGGGACGTCGACCTGCGCACCCTGCTGTTCGTGCTCGCCGGTGTCGTCGTCGCCGGGCTGGTCGCCTCGTTCCTCGTGCCGGAGAAGAAGCCGCCGGCCGCGACCGGCCCGACGCAGCCGCAGGAGATCGACCCGTTCGCCGACGGCTACCCCGTGCCGCCGCTGCCGGGCCAGGTGCTGCCCCCGTCCCCCCGCGCCCGACGCCGGCAGGCCGAGGCCGCCGACGGACCCGAGACCCCCCTGGAGGTGCGCGGTGGCTGA